The stretch of DNA ATATTGCCTACAGACATATACCTAGACGCAGCAGACAGAGCTAAACCGCAAAAGGGAATCCAATGAGGGAAGGAGACGCCATGGCCTACACCAACTGTAACTGTAATGATCGTTTCGAGTGCAGAATGAACGGTACTCTGATAATACTCTCTACTTACCACtgccacaaaaagaacaaGTAAATTGTAACGTTAATATATATAGACATAATACAGCcggtacatacacataaaaatacataacaaacataataatacatatactttgcatatatacataccgTAAATTAAACGATGTATATGGAGGGGTGACTAAGCGCATTGCAACTACACCACATGCCTgccatgcgtgtgtgtgcgtgtggtgtgtgcaAGTAAACTTAACTTATTATTtattccaaaaacaaaacaacaataaaaattatctCATAATTATGGAAAGCAAACCAAATACAACCTAAAACCGAAATCGTTCTTTGCGTGAGAATAAAGCGatgttaaattatttaatgaaaatatatatacatataaatacaaacattTATGCGAACGGTGTTTTATTTGTGACATAATAAGTGTGGAAAATCGGACGTTTTCCTCGATGTTTTCATCGATAACGACTGCCCATCATAGTAGCCACTTTTTGTCTCTCAACACTGACAAAAAGTAACTTCTGTCATTGCGAGACAGAAGAAAATTATTAAGCATTCATTTCTCAACGACACAGGACGCATTTTCGTttgctgaaaatatttaaaatgagtgacaatataattaataacGAGCAAAATCAAGACCAAGATGCACCAAATCAACCAAACGTGTTGATCGCTGAAGATATCATTCCCATAATTGTTGGTAGGTTTTGCAAATATCCaagtgaaatatttgaaaagtaccagaatatattttcttgccAGTTGCCAATCCGGCGGCAGGGACAGATTCCACGGACTACTACCCGGTAAACAATAACGTGCCCCCACCACCGATCGTGTTGGACATCAAACTAGTACACAATGTTGATTCGACCATAACTATTTCCAGAACTGgtaagcaaacagcaacaaaatccttataaaatatatacaatttaCTGAGTTTTAGGTGGTAGCAACCTGACGATTAAAACATCGTCCTATCAATTAAACCTGATTCACGCCGCTTCTCCAAATCAGGGCCTGATTCGTGTGCAGATCAATTCGCCTGCCGCGACTGCCCGTGAGAACTCCGATACTTTGCGTTGCGGCATTTGCCTTGGTAGCTTTAACCAATTCGAGGATCTGCGTGCCACCGCTTGCGGCCATATGTTCTGTGGCACTTGCCTGCAGCAAGCCCTGAGCATGACTGCCCTCTGCCCCACTTGCCGTAATCCCCAGCAGTATGCAAACTCCATACGTTTGTATACATAGCAACTGAGttgtggctatggctgtgaGGAGCAGGAAGTATTTAGCAGTTGGAGACAACGAGACGAAACAACTCCCGGCATTGTCTCCAAAGAAAACCACAAGtagataaataataaataaataaatatgatatAATGTATACAACAAAGCTTACTGTTTAGTCCACATAAAAGAGGCGGCatgacttttgcttttgcacttCCCAAAACGTTTCCTCATCTAGTAGGCTTTGCATTTAAAGTCGAAACTGACAcaaatatgtagaaaatacagaaaaacacaGTTCATAACTAAGTACAAAATGGGCAGTCAAATTAAAATAGAGTTGCCGGAAGACGAGCGTCCATCCATCCTTTTGCCTGTATACCCAAAGCCCCTGGCGGAGCGGGACATTGGCCCGAGGTTCGATGAGAATGGCTTCACGGCTGTGGAGAAGGCTGCACTGCGCAACGCTTGGCGCTTCATCGAACCCTTTCAACGTCGCTACGGGCAGGCCACATTTTATGCGTAAGCATTTACACGCTTCTGAAACTTATTTATTAATCGTTTCGCTTCAGCTTTCTTACGGAACATGAGAATCTAATCAACTCCTTTCGAATCAATACAAAAATCCACTTGGGCAAGCTACACGGCCATGCCACGGCAATGATGAAACTGCTCTCGAAATTGGTGCACACTTTGGACGAGAGTTTGCAGTTTCGTTCAAGCCTGGATGAGAATTTGCCCTTTCATCTGAAAAGCGGCATTGACATTGATTACATGAAGGTAGGCAGCCAATGGGAGCTACTAGAACTACGAGAGTTTTGAGCaatctttctcttttctcaGCTGCTGGCAGTTGCCTTGAAGGATTACTTGCTGGCCTGTCCGGAGataaaaaatcataattccTGCACCCTCACCACTGCGCTGGAGAAATTGGTGACCATTGTCGGGGAATATGCTGAGGCTGATGATGCACGGAAGAAGGCCTTGTCTGTCTACTACCGCAGCACCAATAGCAATCCCATACCCAAAAATGAACGGACATCCAGTGTGCAGGCAGTCAAGGAAGTCCAAGAAGTTAAGAAGTCTTTGGAATAGTTTGGAAAATAATAGAAAGTGCATTACAAGCGCAAAACTTTCTTTAGTTtagtaataaatatttagattAATTTTTTAGCATGCTATGAAAAATCTACCAAACAAATTACAATGTAAATAGTTAGTCCATTTCGTTCTTTAAACTTTATGATTTCTATATTTTGCTTTTagcttttaactttttttataaGTAATAGTCAAAATTAATCGATGGCCACAGACGGCAGAACTAGCAAAGCTCCGTCTGCAATTAGTGTGCATTTTTCCAAGCTAATTTATCCAAAGCCCTTGCCGACCCTGCAGCTGGGCCCAGTTAAGGATGAGCTCGGCTTTACGCTCAGCGAGCGGTTGGCTCTGCGGCAGGCATGGAACTTGATCAGGTCCCGAGCGCGACGAATTGGCCAGAATGTATTCCTTGCGTAAGAAATGAAACTTTAATAAACGTTTGCTCTGATGTATAATTAATATATGTTGCAGCTTTCTCAACGAGTGGTATTGGAGCATTTATAAATTCAAAAAGGGCAAGGAAATCAACTTGGCGCACTTGCACGGCCATGCGCTGACATTTATACGCTTTATGGGCGCTCTGATCGATGAGCGGGATCCAATCATGTTCCAGTTGATGTTGAATGACAACAATCAAACACACAGCCGCTGCAAAGTGCGTGCGGAGTACATTGGGGTGAGTGACCGACTCCCACATCGATATCTCAGTTGTATACGCTCTGTATACGGTATACGGCATACAGTATACGATATCccttttcttttcccttttgcagctACTGGCCCAAGCCCTCGCGGACTACGTGCTGAAGGAACTCGATAAGGTCAGCTCGCCAACGTTGGAGCGCGGCTTGCAGCGTTTAGTGGAGAAATTCAGATCCTATCAGGAGATCGAAGTGGATAAAAGCAAAACTGGCTACAATCGTCGTGTGAGCAAGAGCCACTTTAGCTTGGAACGGACCACCAACCGCGTGCCATCATACGAAGTCTGACACTGACACTCATTGAGGCCATTTCCTCATCCGAAATGGAATTGCGATTAGTTCCCCAATCAGCAGCAACGTCATAGAACCCACAGCTCCAATCCATTCAACACCAGTAAGGCAACATGGAAATTATATCGTATACTGTATGCCGTATACCGTATACGGCGGCTGCTCTGTATACAACTGCTGCCCGccgcccactgccactgtctctGCTGCCGTCTcagtcgccgctgctgctggcgtcgtCGCTGTGGCCATCgatttcgtttcgattttaaGCGCGTTTCCTTTGAGAAATTTCAGTTTTGCTCGGACGCTCAACGCGCATTCGCACGTTTCAGTAGTTACAGCAGCACTCTCCTTTCCCAGAACTGGAGCCGATCAAAATAGTTGTACCGAGCACTACCGAAATACTGATATATAAATCCCGAAATTAATATAGCCGTATATACGGAGCAAACATTTGATTTTAacgtgttttgtgttttgattCGAACTGGAACATGGTTGCCAGCGAGGATGTTAAAAAGGTGAGCATTGGGAATGGTGTGGAAATGTACGAAAGTACGAAATTTCAAActaataattgaaattatgcGTAAAAGATAAGCGGCACTTtctagaaaataaatttcgttTCTAATGAATAAATAAGTTTAACTCTTTATCAAGGCAGCTAAATGCTGCAGCGATTATTTTGTCATATTTAATTCTAATGATTCCATTGCGACTATTATCACAACACGTGATAATTAATAATCTTGCGTGTAACATCAATTACAAAATGCCAAATCGAACGGCGCTTGAGCTTTATGTATTCTTATGCTATGTTTTGGTGTACTTTTTGGATTGTATTCGTAACTATTTCGGCTTGCTTAGACCTATCTTTCAATCTACAAACTAATTTATGAGCCACTAAATGCAAAATATCTAATCAATGTTTTTTGGCTGCTCAGAAAAGCACACAAACTGCAAGATTTACACAAGCAACTTCCACTTGAGCCGCTCTGTTAATGATTTGAACCGTTTTGACTGGGCTAAGAAGGTTACCAGGCCATAAAGCAAACGATTAGCTTTAGCACAGCATCAAGAGCTATGCTCAGGAAGCAAAGCAATCGAATGGATCACACTGTGAATTTCTGCGGACAGATTATTTCCCACTTGACACTCAGCCGGCACTTCGTCTAACACCTCTTAAGAAACTACCAAATAACTTGACTGGGAATTAGGCAATGAGCACGGGGCCAAGAGATTTTTATCAAAGTCTTATCAAGATTTTGGGGCTAACAGCAGCCTGGCGGGTGATCGCCGTGTCGTTCACGCAGGCACTAACTGTTTTCGATAATGGCCAATTAAGTATTTACCTTTAAGCGTGACGCGTGACGCTTGACTCTTCAAATTGAGATTTTAGTCAAACGAT from Drosophila subobscura isolate 14011-0131.10 chromosome O, UCBerk_Dsub_1.0, whole genome shotgun sequence encodes:
- the LOC117897997 gene encoding uncharacterized protein LOC117897997, giving the protein MATDGRTSKAPSAISVHFSKLIYPKPLPTLQLGPVKDELGFTLSERLALRQAWNLIRSRARRIGQNVFLAFLNEWYWSIYKFKKGKEINLAHLHGHALTFIRFMGALIDERDPIMFQLMLNDNNQTHSRCKVRAEYIGLLAQALADYVLKELDKVSSPTLERGLQRLVEKFRSYQEIEVDKSKTGYNRRVSKSHFSLDTH
- the LOC117897996 gene encoding uncharacterized protein LOC117897996, producing the protein MGSQIKIELPEDERPSILLPVYPKPLAERDIGPRFDENGFTAVEKAALRNAWRFIEPFQRRYGQATFYAFLTEHENLINSFRINTKIHLGKLHGHATAMMKLLSKLVHTLDESLQFRSSLDENLPFHLKSGIDIDYMKLLAVALKDYLLACPEIKNHNSCTLTTALEKLVTIVGEYAEADDARKKALSVYYRSTNSNPIPKNERTSSVQAVKEVQEVKKSLE
- the LOC117897998 gene encoding RING-H2 finger protein ATL80-like, which gives rise to MSDNIINNEQNQDQDAPNQPNVLIAEDIIPIIVVANPAAGTDSTDYYPVNNNVPPPPIVLDIKLVHNVDSTITISRTGGSNLTIKTSSYQLNLIHAASPNQGLIRVQINSPAATARENSDTLRCGICLGSFNQFEDLRATACGHMFCGTCLQQALSMTALCPTCRNPQQYANSIRLYT